The genomic stretch ataaaggaaggtcagaTGGGTGACTCCCAATTGATGAAGCACAAAGAAGATGTTCTAGCTAGAGTGGTTAAGGACCTTACAATATCTGAGATGGGTATACTGAGAaacaaggatcagatttgtgttccgataaATGTTGATATTAGGTGGGAGAttatggatgagtctcatactactccataatcatagcatccaggcaccacaaagatatATCAGGGTTTGAAATCTTTGTATTGGTTGCCAAGAATGAAAAAGGATGTGATTGAATATGTGCCgaagtgcttgacttgtcagcaagtgaaagttgaacaccagaggccagtagggttacTACAGTTGTTAGGTATCCCTGAgtgaaaatgggaggacattaccatggattttgtattTGGGTTGCCTAGGatagtgggtcaacatgattcaatatgggtgatcgtggatcgatataccatgtcagctcacttcttgcatGTGAGAACAAATTTTATCGTGGATccatatgctgagttatatgtgagagattgtatgtctccatggaACTTCAAAGTTTATAGTGTCGGACCGAGATcacacttttacttccaagttttggggacgCCTGCAGAGGGCCATGGGTATGCATTTGAAGTTCAACACCGCttccatcctcaaacagatggacagtctgataggacaattcaggtgttggaggacatgcttcgggcatgtgtattagattttgaagggtcttggagtaaatatcttcCTTTGAGTGAGTTtacctacaacaacagttatcatttAATGATCATAGTAACTCCAattgagatgttgtatggtaggaagtgtagatcatccattcattaggatgaaatggatgagaggaagtatttgggtcctgaagcagtCTAGAGAACTAGTGAgtccattgagaagattagagctcgaatgcttgcctcacagagtaaacagaaaagctacgttgatcataagcatagaaacatggagttccaagtaagGGACTACGTTTTTCTCCAAGTTTCATCATTGAAAGGATTAAAacagtttgggaagaagggcaagttgagccctatgtTTGTGGGACCTTTTTTGATCCTAGAGACTATTGGACatgtagcttatagattggcttTTCCCCCATCCCTGTCAGGatttcatgatgtattccatgtatcgACGCTTCAGAAGTATGTATCGGATACGACACATGTACTGATTTATGAGAATCTGGTGTTATAATCAGATTATCCTACGAAGAGCAACCGGTTCACATATTTGAtaagaaggacaaagtcttgaggaacaaaaCTATTCCATTAGttaaagtgctatggaggaacaacaaagtggaagaagCGACTTGGGAATTAGAGTTGGATATGCGAGAAAACTATccagagttgttcaggtaaatttcgaggacaaaatttctagtAGGAAAGGATAATTATAGCGTCCTGAAACTTCTAGTAGAATTAagtgctttgattagcgtgccgagatGACACATGGGgtaattatgtgttaattaattgatttatgtgATTACATTATTGAGTATGCATGAATATgtgcattaaatgtgtttaaagacctgcttttgttaaaaatgggccttttcgtaattttgacctattAAATGTTTAATTGtaatttttatgtgttatgtgcttgagaccacactTTTATGTGGATATTCGGGATATTCGACATGAGTCGGTCCTTTCGAgcaatttagcagaaaagtcacagcggggataaatattcggcttggggtgagccaaggggtattttggtaatttcgcatattttggtaaatgatattTATCTAGACTTGACCCGCATGTCGTCCACATAGACCTCCTCCATGTTTCAGCCCAACTGGTTCTTGAACATCCTTTTAACCAGCCTCTGGTAGGTGGGAccaacattcttcagcccgaaaggcatcacgATGTAATAGTAGACACCCTTATTGGTCTGaaaactagtatgctcctggtctgcgacatgcatggatatctggttatatccctagtatgcgtccatgaatgacaacaACTCGTAGCCAGAGGTGGCATTGACCATCTGATATATCTTGGGAAGCGAAAAGAAATCTTTcagacaagctttgttgaggtatGAGAAATCAATGCATGTCCTCCATGTGCCATTTGGCTTTGGCACAAGAACATGGTTAGATAGCCACCTGGGTATTGGGCTTCTCGGATGAATTCGTTGGTGAGGAGCTTATCTACCTTAGCCTTGAGAGCCTCTTTCCGAGTGTGATCATACGTTCTTTGCTTCTGCTGGACAGGAGCAAAGTGAGGATCaacattcaaggcatggcatatgatgTTCGTATCAATGCCGGTCATATTAgaatgcgaccatgcaaacacatcttggtTTTCTCAGAGGAAGTCCACCACTACCGTTTGGACTTCTGTCTTCAAActtcccccaacttttatttttctatcgggggtggaggtatcaagaactacctcctctacctcctctattggttcaatggccctctcctcttgaaccctcgTGTCCAACTCACCATGCCCAGTCTCCTGGACTGCCTATACCTCCAAAGCCTCAAACTGCTCGGGGACTGCTGTCTCCGCCATCATGACATGGGTCTTGAGAGACACATTGGAACAATGTCTCCCTTCTTTCTAGTCTTTGCGAACGGTACCAATCCTCGCCTCTGTGGGGAATTTCATGCATAGGTGGTGGATGGAAGTGACGGCTCCAAACTCTACTAGGCAAGCCGTCCCAGGATGGCGTTATATGCCGAGGAGCAATCCACCACCATAAAGGTGTAGTATTTGAAGGCCTAGCAAGGGACTTCTCCAAGTGTTACAGGAAGCTTTATTTGCCCCCATCAAGATGTGGGCTTCTTCCGAGAATCCTTAAAGGGTCGAGGTGCATGAGGAAAAATCTACGGTGGTCAACCCTATTTTCTCAAAGGCTGATctaaacaggatgttcaccgaactcccgttatcCAGCAGAATCTgtgccaccattttgttggagatttggctctcaattACCAATGGGTCATGGTGGGGGAAGTGTATTCTTTGAACATTGTCTTCGGAGAActttatgacttggtcagtcattcgaGGCATTTGGGCAAGCAACTAAGCCCACTGGTGGCACGGGCACTCCATCCGTGGGGAGTTGGGCCTGGCGCGCTCCACTCTTAGCatattggtggagatgtcccaacttgatgaggtttttgatctcatccttgtGCTGGCGGTACTAATTAGTGTGGTGCTCTatgtcattgtgaaaacgacaaaacttgccTGGGTCTCGTCTTTCCCTGTCCCTTCAAATGGGTTGTGGCTTTCGATAGTGAACATGTTGTTCTATGGCCACAAAGATGTTCTCTCAGGAGTCCACTAAGTCAGTGTACTTGGAGTACTACAAGACATACTTCTCACCAGAGCTAGCTCCTTGCTCTGTCAGTGAGTTTCCATTTCCCGTGGGCTTCCGGCCTTTACCTTTGCCCCCACGTCTACTGCCCTTGGGGGTTCGGTTGGGTGTAGTAGACTGGGACAGAGCGGCAACTCCATCAATGAATGCAGGTTGAAAAACACTGTATTCATTGGGCGCTGCTCCATATCCTATCGAGGAAACGCTAAAACCAAGAGTTGGCACGACACTAAAACCTGCGGGCGGGACGCTCAAGTTAGGCTGGACTCCTCCCAAGCCTAGTTGGATGGGAGGAAAATGGGAATATTGGATTCCCGAAGCCACGGGGCCAGATGTGGTCGAAGAAGGAAAGGTAACGAGTCCTCTTAATGCTCCAATCTAGGCATCCTCCCAATTGATATACTCTTGCGCCCAACGAATGAAGTCGTCAAGTCTTCAACATCCTCTCAGCTGGAGGTCATCCCAATGCGGGGACCCCACGCGGATGCCAACCTGCAAGGCTAGCAACTGCTAGCTGTCATCAACCCTCTTGGTTCTCGCCACCTCCTCcttgaagcatttgatgtatGCCTTGAGGGTCTCAAAGGGCCCTTATTTaatgttggccaaagcattgacctcaaagctcaccttctAAGCTCCTATGAATTGACTTCGGAAGGCAGATGATAACTGATGCCAAGAGTGAATGGATCCTTGTCGatgcttcttgaaccattcatctgtTAGTCCCGTTAGAGTGATCGGGAACACGTGACACTTAGCGTCATCAGAGACGCAATGTACCAACATCAACCTGCTGAACTTAGAAAGGTGGTCAGTGGGATCCCAGCTGCCATCATAAGGGGGGGTGGTCGGCATCTTGAAACCATGTAGCAAGGGGGCTTCCATAATGTGGGGAGCACATGGCTCCACTTCTTCATCATCCGAGTCTGAGTCATGGCCTTGCCGTCTGGCCATTCTTAGCATGATCTTCTTTAGGCTCTCTAACTCTGCACAGAGCAGATCTCGATCTCTATTGATGCTCTACGCTAGGCTATCTTTTCTTCAAGCGTTGAGGTTGTCCCGTAGGTATGATAGACCTTTCCTGGTGGATTCATGTCCATTGGCCTTATTACATCTTCGGGCATTAAGGTTGTCCCGCAAGTCAGCTTGACCCCGGGACGTGTCGTTATCCTCGAGACGAGCCACCTTGGTTTCTCCGTCGGACTCAATATTCTCATCATTTACTGAGATATTGATGCCACGTTCTCGGTTCTATGAGATGTTCCTTGGGTGGACCCCCAGACCGTTGTTCCTATGGGGTTGATGAGGTACCGaggggacaccacctccaggcctGGTACGATCCGTATGAGCGTGTTGGGGCAGAACGCCCTGAGCTCCATGGGTGCTAATAGCCTAGCGATGTCCTCGGGCCCCTAGGCCATTACCTTTACCAGCCTTTCGGGAAACCTGGTGGCCCTTGGGGTCTTGacgagccctcttcttctttggaGCAGGATTATCGTCAACTTTTCCTTTACCGCAATCCTGTGGTGGTACCGGGGTTCCAACTCTAGCTGGGTGCTTGGTGGGCACCCCAGCCAGTGGATCTCGCACCTCTGCAGCCAGGTGCTTGGGAGGCACTCCAGCTGTATTGATAGGTGGCACTCCAACAAGGTGCGCAAGTGGCACGCCAGTTCGGTGTCTAACTGGTAGATTGTcattggggtccactcgcagcccctgggttgcaagagtggccttcatggcaagtaccATCTCCTGTAGGGCGGCGATGCTACCCTCTTAAGCATTGATCTTTTGTTGCTAGGTGGCCACCTGTAAtgccctaatctccagggaccattatggtgtgcatttaaacagtgctaaactcgctaacagagtcgtttggccataatcgtgtaactaagtgtgattagcagtttagggttaaaaaaatttgttaagatacaacatttcactaaaacatttaccatatacattgggatcccaaaaatataatttaaaggttaattacaacaaaatatttacaaccagccgacctaagcggcaaaatagggtttaaccctagttcctctataaaCACTctgtcgtggcagtcgagcagccgcatatgtacacattgtcacctaagctctccaactcaaggatggtctagctttcttttgccttcacctacaccacatagcacccgtgagccaaagcccagcaagaaaactcaatatgatcatgaatagtaataacatgttactaaatcataatgtgcatgcctagcaataatagccctattcatgcatgcaaataggtTCAGATAGTGATGggggatcctgccctcctgaatggatgactatcaagtcaatcctaatcagatgagtgatttaacactttaaGGTTCTATTAACCATGATGGagtgtgtagccctaatcagatgagtgacagaggagtaagtcactaacatgggttctgtaccctcagatgagtgactgatgagcaagtcactaactaaaaccagatgagtgactgatgagcaagtcactaacttaaaccagatgagtgactgatgaaggAGTCACGACAgaggctcagcacccatagccatgtgacgatgcagtcacgtGGGCCTTCTGTCcatggctctaagtgactagccataggctagacaaacgcttttagttttcatcgaacttgaggtcagtaaggcattaatgctcatgatgagtcattcaatgctgatgtcgattagatctaatcttttcggctttgcgttcatgacgcttatgtcgctcttgactcataggtcaataacacacgaccagtgctcaatactgttgtcgaacttgactagtaagtcacagcttcatagttaatactgacaccattgccgatttctgactcatgggtcaattccattcacaagtaagcaatgcaatcaggtatatatcatatgtaaaatatccaaatgtagggcattcaacatgcttacttaacaattgctagcataattatggtCATGCACAAACACTGAGACTCAAGCTTCGATCAATCTCATATtaaacattcatggcatgccctaatcacatgtttctcatgcatcacattctgggtgaagttttcttacctctggttcgagcgagaaataaaaattgaacgacccttgagaacgatcaatcctttaatcccttagtggtcacctagtcataaccaaatataacctccattaaagAAAATCAATATTaataggttcttgacctaaacctcactcccgggaccatgaattgtacccaaacggtgagtagatttgatcccaagccttaggaattgaaaccccgagccaaaatccctcaaaagctcccaaaatatgcatcaggaaaaatagggcagcgctacagtgctgccccctagcgccccagcgctacaggCAGGGAAGTTTTGCCCtgtctagcgctgtagcgccacccTTTGGGCGTTGTAACACTAGGGCCAGGCAGAACTGCCCTGGTTCTTCCCTCCTTAGATTCCTCCATTTCAAACCTTAAAAAGAAGCttccaaactccatccaaacccccaattgaacccaaaaccCATCTACACTTGatctaggcatcataacctatccaaactttgccaaaaaccccattgaattctgaactttcaaaccaaaaacccaactgaaactcaataagaaaacagagcaagaaaccagagattctatggttaaaaacttacctcaagctcagaattacaccctcttcaatggtaggacataacccaaaaccctcaaggcttggttccctagcttggttccttaaaaagagcttcaaaaatcaaagagaaaagaggagaagaagatgaacgggAGAGGAAGATGAAGTGCTTTGTTTTGCTTaactttccacagccttctaatggctaaatatAACCTAAGGTGAAAAGACTCAAATTCCCCAAGCCTATTTAAAACCCTTAAcatccaccaagggcaaaattttccttttctgcctatctcgttaatcataattaacaccctccaattcccattacttccaatattctcaaagatcgaaactaacctcgttatgactacaccgataacttgcattcaaagatcgtctcatgccgaatggctcgaacaaatccacatataatgtggtcttattcacaattcaccaacatgcatgaaaatacacaattacgccctcaacgggccaaattaccaaattcccttataattaaaaatggacccatatgcatgcatttatcatcatattataatataattcacataaacatgcatataatcatttaattgcataatatataaagtatggccctcccggcctcctaatcaaggtcctaaaccttattatggattttggggcattacaccaccTGCTCACGGAGCACCACCACCTCCTGTGTCTCCTACGCATCCATGGGGTTAGGCTATTGTTCCTCATAATACCCCTAGTAGACACCGTCATCTTCGTTGTCATATTTGGCGTCTTCGTCACAGTCCTTCACCATTTCAGGCATGTCCTGAGGTGGTTGCCAATTGGGTTCCCCTCCTTCAACTCCGGTAGGGGGGAGTATGTCATCTGCAACATTTCTTCAAGTAATTACCATGGCTGTAAGTGTTCCGAATGCTTtcttcaatctctcaatgaaagcaccaaaattttgactgcctttttcgATGTCAACCTTAAAACGAAagattaaagaaataattaaCAAGAACACAAAATGTTTGTAGGTGGTTCTAgatataaaagagccctagtccacgagtctctagtattaagAAGATTGTAAGCTAATTGATGCaagctccaatggtgtattctcaggtagcgtttagattgctctgagtacaatgcatttttctctctaaagtaccgaaccctttacaatgagatccCCAGCCTTATTTATAAAGGATGGGGTTATTAATTACTCATCATTTACAATTAATACACACTAGGCTAATTAATGTACATTCTCCCCATTATTGAGGTATTAATACCACTTTAATGCATTGGACTACATTAACTAGAGACCACGGCCCAGGCGACATTCgcggggcccattgcagaaagctacctactttatggggaacatgcccctggaaCTATCAGGGCATACCACACGTATTTCCTTGTTAGGCTACGTAGTGGGAGTGTGAATTATCGAGTCTTACAATTGACAACACTATGGACGGAtcgccaaaaaggttgtcaggcGATCCTTTGTCGCTAAAAACCTGCATTAGTTGACACCTGGCTAACCTTCTAGGTCCCAAGGACAAGGTCTTTGGCCTAGAAGATAACTGTTTGCAAAGAAAATAAGGACTGCTGACCAGTTCTCGAGGCATGTCCTCGGAGAGACATCCGTGCCCTACCCTACTCGGATTGCCACGTGTCCCtaggtgaaaacacggacaaggattattattattattattattattatgtgataataatataCAACAATTATATATAAGAATAGTAGTCTATTCCTGATAGATGGTTAATGAAATTCTCAATTCAATTTTTCTCCTCACACTctcaaattaaaataaagaaaaataagattttCTCTCTAGCCTTAAATTCAaaatctcatgagttgagaacaTCTTGTGATTCAGAAAATCAAttattgttctctatgtgcccacacacatcttgaggtgtaaagaatgtcttggaagatcgtggtttgagtattcaaagcaaggataggaagatcattgatttttcgaaaagattcaaggattcttgataggctacaagaggtagtCATTTAATCTTggttttatacatatatttatacatattgtttgttgattaacatattgcatattgatGGATCCGCATATAAAAAAGTTTGTGTGAATTTTTTTGTTATATACCTATGTCACCATTCCACAATTTCTGCTGCGCACTAGGACCGTTGCTTACAGATTCATGCCTCTTTTTGGTGTTATCAAAATTCAGCTTTTCCACTTTCACATGTATTAGTTTTAAAATCTGGTACCTTTTGATAATGTGACCCGACATTTGAATAGGTAAAATTCCTtaaaacatttttttaattaatttatattatgcTTGTCTACATAAGAAAATCTAAAAAACTATATACAAATACTTAAATGTAGCAACTTCAGTTAGCAAATAGATAAATACACACACGCATACACATAAACTATCAGGCTATTTTAAATTAGAGTTAAATATAAAATTTGTAAATATTATATACATTATATTTTAACAATAATATAATTAggtaaaaaaaataattgaaaaaaaatttaagaaatcATTTATGTggacacggtttttcgccaacagtgtataaagaaataataaggttgattagtgcttagtaataaaccgtaacgaaagatgaaatgaattcacaagaacacaaatcttttatgtggttcagtggttaaaatccacctagtccacaagtctatattattgttgtttctctctctattttggcagagtttcagtattatagaATAATCGTCCCCTTCCCTCTCCAATATttccagtatttatagagaaattccatggacaggtttgggtaaccgtgtgagtcaatcacagatttacatatttattacatttaatacaaataattctcatttatactgggatatgatttgatcacaaaataaatggtatcctaatatttgggacattaaatatgacaggttggtcataaataatcatataaaagtacccgagtctttggggatctgcgggtacgcaatatatttgaattatcatgAGTTGAATATCTCTCCTAGCTCGTACATCGACAactgtttgaatattttgagctcgtgcttcacaaccttcatgtttGTAGCTCAGGTTAAACCCAGGACACCTAACACCACACGTTCCCATGTGAAACtagagttgcttacgtggatagtaaaaaaatatcatatccTTTGTTATTTCTCCGtacatttatttgccagctgtactcgaACTAAGTGgatgactcgagctaaaattagggtacaacatttgccccccaagctcctgctcatgtaTGACGTCATCATTTTATAACCTacacaataggggcttttagTTAATAGTTACACAAAATCAtgcttgcccactactcgagtactggacacgtggtgtactacaattggcgtctgtttgggtttcgaggactgcaataattgtcttgtcacctttttgccacTGTTTTGTCTGTTTAACCGTGGCCCTTTgatcttgtactaaccaaatcGGATAGCCCAAATTAATTTATGCCATTTGcgtataaatagggtaggcaATTTTCAGGTTTCACCACCTTTAATTTgaaatttttctatattttctctcttctgTATTTCCAAAtccttctttctcagaaaaacccaaaaatcattcGTTGCACCCAGTTACTCAGTAGTCTTCCAGGAACTTTCCCCTACAAAGTCTACTTCTTTTTATCGAAGAACATATTGTAAGCACCTCGTCTTTTGCTTTTGAAGAAATTTTTATTttactggtttttttttttttttgttcttcaccatgctCATTCATACTTcaccgtagtcaatattaggcCATTTCCCAAATGATTTTAACGAATAGGCTTCAACTTAGATTCAATGAGTAGTCCTAAAATATTTTTAGAACTACAACATTCATAAAAatgggtaatttctgggtaaagttGGGTAATCCATggagaatttagaaaataccAATTTGGGATATAGGAGATGAAAAGTTTTTTAGGGTTCaaaccaggttgcttaggggtcacACTCCTTGGGTggtttttgcactaaaccgcctcccagGGATAGTAGTGgtctgattttctgacacacggatccctaaatatcaggggtctattAGGAAACCGAGGTGCGTAACTTAGGGTAGCGTGTTTCATCACgtgatggggctgaggctaactcAGCTCATACATCAAAAGTAAACCATTCCCCCTCCGTACTTCCACTTCGTAACCTTAAAATCCTCTTAGGTTGCCTAATAATTAGGTTGTTCTGTtcattaggcgatctgatggctcccaagaagaatgCAACTAGTTCATCCTCTCAGCAAAAGAAAAAGGGGAAGGAGGTCACCCCTGAGTCTCCCATTCCCCACCTCGGTCCGGTGGTGGAAAAGGAGGTGGTGGTTGACCCCGACGCCTACTTCGAGGCGGAAATAATCGCATCCAAGATTATGACCCAGGGGAGGGTAAACAAAATCTGCTAAGCCACAACATTGAGGTCGGGACCGGAGTCCTCATTGCTCGACCTGCTTTTGAAGGGGAACAGAGCTGCTCCCCTTTCCAATAAGATTTCAcagcctggagtgacgaacacctGAAGGCATGAGCCATCCTCCCCTTGGACCAATGCTTCATGGATTTTCTGAATTTcatgaagttggctccatttcagctccccccaaattcttataggcttttggcggggATGAAATACTTGTTTTTGAAGCACAACTGGGAGGTCCCCCTccagcagatatattatatttcttctgcctcaaagccagctcgAAACAAAGAGGtcaaggtgacgggttctactatctcacTAGATTCCCTAACTCTGCTCCCGTCATCGATCTCCCAAATCACCCCAACGATTATAAAGACTTGTTATTTATGTCGAATGGGCTCTAAAACTACGAACACagatacttcaactgtcctcgtaagttcttttaATCTCTGACTTTAGCTCatgaaattttattctttccaaGATATTTTTCTTGTACATGTATTGACTGAGTTTatttctcgtgcagccatatttgcgaggacggcgAAGTCtgcgacccttgggggtcagtacgagaaatTGTCTGGGCTGTCCctcagtgagaaggactaccgccagatCATGAATGACGTCATGATGCTGGCGTGTCAATTGATTGGCGAAGGCCAGACATTGACCTTAAGGACCCGGGCTACCCTTCCGGTAATCCGCGAGCTCACATCCTCTCAAGAGGAAGCCTTGCCAGCCACCGAAGGCGAGGatgaggaagaggacgaggtgcctcttgtgcagAAAAGACAAGTTCTCGAGGCTGTTCGGGAACCTTATTTAGATCATGCTGAgtcaggggcagcagccagcccctccggccaaggtaacccatacccctatagggaacaagatagggttgttgctaattttaggttagttaggtttaacccaaatcagctcacCCATCGTCATCCTCATGACCCAGAACGTAACATAACCCGACTCCAAtgtgtagaccacctagtggtgtGTCATGACAATAGTTACCCTACGGGCACCATTGTTGTTGACaataccttaaattttaggtctgccatctttgaggagtacgagaccaaccgtaggacctggccttctctgctctaaggcgcctttgcccctggatttaggcagtacgtagatgagtccatCCCCATGGTAGAACTAGAGCCTGAACCtcctaggatccaagaaatacTAGTCATAGACTCTCCTTCTCCTCCAGTAGTcctgaggccggaggtcgtgattatagactcctcccctagcccagagggtaggatctttatttattttctttctgtGTATGTTTTTTACTTTATTTGAGAACTATTCCCCTCTTGTTCTTTTTAGGCAAAGATATGGACACAAActggagctcctgacctccgtacTGCTTTCTAGGCCGGGAAAACCGGCTCAGGCCCTGTTGTGAAGAGGCCCAGATTTATGAAGAAGGCCCCTCCTGCAGCGGGAAATGTCTCAAAAtctcctgctaaggggaaaggcacgagctcgaTAGCTCTGGTGTCTTCCATTACtgagaggaggattcctcctcctcctcctcctccaccttgGTTCATGCCTCCTTGGGATcaagtaatacaagc from Humulus lupulus chromosome 5, drHumLupu1.1, whole genome shotgun sequence encodes the following:
- the LOC133779534 gene encoding uncharacterized protein LOC133779534, giving the protein MEFQVRDYVFLQVSSLKGLKQFGKKGKLSPMFVGPFLILETIGHVAYRLAFPPSLSGFHDVFHVSTLQKLSYEEQPVHIFDKKDKVLRNKTIPLVKVLWRNNKVEEATWELELDMRENYPELFR